The Humulus lupulus chromosome 3, drHumLupu1.1, whole genome shotgun sequence genome window below encodes:
- the LOC133823174 gene encoding pyruvate dehydrogenase E1 component subunit alpha-1, mitochondrial-like, with protein MALSHIATSSSRSNLLRPLTAAFSCTLPLRRPISSAANDDSTTLTIETSVPFTAHNIEEPSRSVETTPKELLTFFRDMALMRRMEIAADSLYKAKLIRGFCHLYDGQEAVAVGMEAAITKKDAIITAYRDHCIFLGRGGTLLEVFAELMGRQAGCSRGKGGSMHFYKKEFGFYGGHGIVGAQVPLGCGLAFAQKYSKDEAVSFALYGDGAANQGQLFEALNISALWDLPAILVCENNHYGMGTAEWRAAKSPAYYKRGDYVPGLKVDGMDALAVKQACKFAKEHALKNGPIILEMDTYRYHGHSMSDPGSTYRTRDEISGVRQERDPIERIRKLILSHDLATEKDLKDTEKEVRTKVDEAIARAKESPMPDTHELFTNIYVKDAGLEVFGPDRKEIRSVLP; from the exons ATGGCTCTATCACACATAGCTACCTCATCATCCCGATCCAATCTCCTGAGGCCGCTCACAGCCGCCTTCTCATGCACCCTTCCTCTCCGCCGTCCGATCTCATCGGCGGCAAACGACGACTCCACCACCCTCACCATCGAGACTTCGGTTCCTTTCACAGCGCACAACATCGAAGAGCCCTCGCGCTCCGTCGAAACCACGCCGAAAGAGCTACTCACCTTCTTCCGCGACATGGCTCTGATGCGCCGCATGGAGATCGCTGCCGACTCGCTTTACAAGGCCAAGCTGATCCGAGGGTTTTGCCATCTCTACGACGGACAAGAAGCTGTCGCCGTCGGCATGGAGGCTGCAATCACCAAAAAGGACGCCATTATCACCGCTTACCGTGATCACTGTATCTTCCTCGGCCGCGGTGGAACCCTCTTGGAGGTCTTTGCTGAGCTCATGGGTCGCCAGGCCGGTTGCTCCAGAGGAAAAGGTGGTTCGATGCATTTTTACAAAAAAGAGTTTGGCTTTTATGGCGGTCACGGCATTGTTGGGGCTCAGGTCCCCCTCGGATGTGGGTTGGCTTTCGCGCAAAAGTATTCCAAGGATGAAGCTGTGTCCTTTGCTTTGTACGGTGATGGTGCGGCCAATCAGGGGCAGCTGTTCGAGGCCCTTAATATCTCCGCGCTTTGGGATCTGCCTGCCATTTTGGTTTGCGAGAACAATCATT ATGGAATGGGTACAGCTGAGTGGAGAGCAGCGAAGAGCCCGGCGTATTACAAACGTGGGGACTATGTTCCTGGCTTGAAG GTTGATGGCATGGATGCCCTCGCAGTGAAACAGGCATGCAAATTTGCTAAGGAGCATGCCTTGAAGAACGGACCAATT ATTCTCGAAATGGACACTTATAGGTACCATGGTCACTCCATGTCTGATCCTGGAAGTACCTATCGTACACGTGACGAGATCTCTGGTGTGAGACAG GAGCGTGATCCAATTGAGAGAATAAGAAAGTTGATATTATCTCATGATCTTGCTACTGAGAAGGATCTCAAG GATACTGAGAAGGAAGTAAGAACAAAAGTTGATGAAGCCATTGCTAGGGCCAAG gaGAGTCCAATGCCAGATACGCATGAACTCTTCACAAATATTTATGTGAAAGATGCGGGACTGGAG GTCTTTGGTCCCGATAGGAAAGAAATTAGATCTGTGCTCCCATGA